A window from Aquiluna borgnonia encodes these proteins:
- a CDS encoding SURF1 family protein, protein MVLVTVFALVTTLLSWWQFSRREERVAKIELVMQNYDAPALLIEQLGWEFDSSGNPVAEWRRAKISGGYIEDSVLLVRNRPLSGSPGFLQLALFESVQGEVFVIERGWLPAGSEITEPVSNPKPSSLVTEIEVRLRAGEADLNRGAVAGQLASIDLGEIADLNTNLDLETRFYGRLVTESPPSEALPIPMPKPSLDEGNHLSYALQWLLFGIMAFAALFWTYRNELRIREEEQGLRAPKTRRQTQADDDAVFEDANQ, encoded by the coding sequence GTGGTCCTCGTAACTGTGTTTGCCCTGGTCACCACTCTGTTGAGCTGGTGGCAGTTTTCTAGGCGCGAAGAGCGCGTAGCCAAGATCGAACTAGTGATGCAAAATTACGACGCCCCCGCCTTATTAATCGAACAGCTTGGCTGGGAGTTTGACAGCTCGGGCAACCCGGTAGCCGAATGGAGAAGGGCCAAAATCTCCGGAGGCTACATCGAAGATTCTGTCCTGCTGGTGAGAAATCGTCCGCTTTCTGGTTCCCCAGGCTTCCTGCAGCTGGCGCTGTTTGAGAGCGTTCAGGGCGAAGTGTTCGTGATTGAGCGGGGTTGGCTGCCCGCCGGGTCTGAAATTACCGAGCCGGTTTCCAATCCCAAGCCCAGCTCCTTGGTAACGGAAATCGAAGTGAGGCTTCGGGCTGGTGAGGCAGACCTGAACCGCGGAGCTGTGGCTGGGCAGCTGGCCTCAATTGACCTGGGTGAAATAGCCGACCTAAATACCAACCTGGATCTGGAAACCAGGTTCTACGGTCGCCTCGTCACCGAGTCTCCCCCGAGCGAGGCTCTACCGATTCCCATGCCGAAACCTTCACTTGATGAGGGTAACCATCTCTCCTACGCACTGCAGTGGCTGCTGTTTGGAATCATGGCATTCGCGGCTCTGTTTTGGACCTACCGCAACGAGCTTCGGATTAGGGAAGAGGAGCAGGGTCTGCGAGCACCAAAGACTAGGCGGCAAACCCAGGCGGATGATGACGCGGTGTTTGAGGATGCAAACCAATAG